In the Desulfosporosinus acidiphilus SJ4 genome, CTCAATGAAAACTTTCGAATGCACATTAGAAATGATTACTATAAATTGAATTACAACAGGAATGTAAAAATTTCCCGAATTAACGCACAGTCAAAATCCCAATTATGAATCAGGGAGTAATGATATGAAAAAGGAAGGAAGACGAATCCTTGTTATTGATGAAGAAACACAAATTCGAAGGCTCTTGCGGGCAAATCTAACTGGCCAAGGATATGTTGTTAAAGATGTCGATACAGGAAAAGACGGACTTGATGCAGTGGCAAAGTTCGACCCCGATTTAGTCCTTTTGGATATAGAGTTGCCTGATATAAATGGATTTGATATGCTTCGCAAATTACGGGAATGGTCTCGAGTACCTGTGATCATAGTGTCTGTAAAAAAGCAGGAAAAAGATAAGATAACAGCCTTAGATATAGGAGCTCATGATTATTTGACCAAACCGTTTGGTATAGGTGAATTATTAGCACGTATACGAAAAACGTTGCGTCAGAAATCAGAGTCCGAAGAACATCATTTAAAATTTGATGATTTAATGATTGATCTGGCTCATCAACGAATATTTGTTGACGATAAGGAAATTATGCTCACCCCTATAGAATATAAAGTTCTGAGGAGTTTGGCTATTGACACTGGGATGGTTGTTACCTATAAATCTTTAATGCGTACTGTGTGGGGACCTTCATTTGAAAAGAAGATACCTTATCTACGAGTTATCATCGGGCAGATTAGACGTAAGTTAGAGCAGGAGCCATCCAGTCCACGTCATATTATAACTGAACCCGGGGTAGGTTACCGATTAGTATAAAGAATCCAATTTTATTGTGCACTAATGTATGTTAATGTTTAACAGAGGACAAATATTTATCTGATCGCCCCAACAATGACAATAAAAATTGGGGGGTTATCGAAAAATTATAATTGTCCTCTGGCCATTTATATCTTCATCAATTGCTTTAAACATCCTGTAATTATCGAAAATTCTCAGAACGTTATGTAAAATGCTAGGTCCGGTTATTCGTAGGGAAAGGGTTTTGGGACCGAGATACCAATTTTAAATTGATCAGGTACTGTATGTACCGGCCTTAGAGGCAGCCGGTTTCACGCTGAGAATCAGAGAGCCAGAGTGGTTTGAGCACCGTATGTTTAAAGGGTCTGACATAAACATCAACCTACACGTGTTCAGTGCGGGTGCTTCAGAGATCGAAAGAATGCTGCGATTCCGCGATTGGTTACGGGCCAACAAAATTGACAGTGACAAATACGCGCGGGTCAAACGGGACTTGGCTCAGCATGTGTGGCGGCACGTGGAGAACTACGCAAACGCTAAAACTTCTATAATCCAGGAAATTATGGAGCGAGCTAACGCAACAGAGTAGCCTGCTTGATATCGCTGTGCCTGCCGTTCTTACGTCCGTCCCACGCCCACCTCGCGCCCCGCTAAGCTCAAGAAGAAATAGCCACTTCGTTGTAAAGGCTAGCTAGCACAGTATTAGGGCTAGAGTGGACATTGACCCGGTATTTAGTTCTGGTTGTAGATAGAGTTATCTATTAATTGATTGTGGAGGTCTTTCAAGCCACCCTTCTTTAATAGATAATTTCACACTATCCAAATAATAGAACTTTAAGTCACTAGAAATTTTAGAAATCTTCAATATCAAATCATTTCTAAGGCATGAGGTTAATGCTTGCGTTATCATAGTAAAACAAAACATACCTAAACACATATTTACAAAGAATAACATTAACTTATCGGAAAATGGAGACGTTTCTATATCGGATATCTGATATTCACTCGATGATGACATTGGAATATTTTCTTCGTCAAGAATATGAGTTAATACATCTAGAACTCTTTGAATCTCGTCTCTACCTTTATTAAAATGTTGAGAGATGTGGTGTGTCTTAGATATTTTACTAAAAGCAACAAAAACCATTTTTGAAAACTGTGCTCGATCTATTATTTTAGACAAATTAGCAATCTCGCCAACATTAATAGGCCTACTATCACCGAAAATTCCCTTTAAAAAGTTCATTTTATCTACTAAATCAATTTCGTTATCTATGGCCACTTTCGGAAAGCTTAAATGAACGCCCTTCGATATCTTAACTTCTAAAATTATATATTGCATCTCAATATTATGTTCTAAGCTAGTCTGAAAATACTTTCTAACATCATTTCTTACACAATCAATTAACGCGTTTGAAAAAACGCTTATTGAGAATAAAACTAAATCGTAACAGAAAAACAATATAAAATTATCAGAAAAGATTTTGGGGGCTTCTGTGCATACATCATCATCTGTAAGGCCTAAGGGAACAGTAATGTTTTCCTGAACTAGAATATTAGCAATGTATTCAATACCCTTCCTTCGATGATTCAACATTTTTTGAATGATTTTTCTTATGTAAAGATCTTCTGTTGTCTCCAAAAAATATTCAAGAAATCTAATTTCCATGCTATTTTTCATAAATGCGGACCAAATAGCATAAATTTCATTGGCTGTTAAGGCTTCTTTACTTATTTCAGCATGCATAATCTCACTCCTTTGAACCTATTATTTCTCAAAGGGCAGATTTTATTTAGGAAATTTGTTTAAATAACTAGCAAACAGTCAAAAAGTTTCACGGGAAGAAGTACGTAAGATTGAAAAGCGGGTATTAACTGATGTGAAGTGTCATAACTAATAGAAAATGATTGGGAGGTTCAAAAGTGAAAGTTTCTATATATCCAATATCCGAGGAACGAAAAGGAGATTTTCTGCAGTTTTTTGATAATGTAGCTTTTACGGATAACAAAGAGTGGTCTGGATGCTATTGCCAGTTTTATCATTTTGATGATGAGCAATGGCAACAGCAGACAGAGGAAAAGAATCGACTATCCGCTATAAAACTAATCCAAGAGGATAGAATGAAAGGGTTTAATGGAAAAGGAATTTTGGCCGAATTCAATATTACTAACCCTCAGACCAACAACTAAAGAGGAATTTGAACAGTTTATTAATGATTGCACACCGGTGATACCGACAGACATTCAGGCAAGTTTACCATTAGAAATTTAGTCTAGGAATGTATCAGCTAATATAACAGAGATTGATGGCCACTCTAAAATTTGGGCTATTGCTGGGATCTTGAGCCAAAAGTATGGATTAAACGAGAATTGGCTCCAGAGAATCTTTGCATCATATATGCTTTACGAGGAACGTTTGCAACGGCCCGTTGAACCAACGGGATTTTTGAAGTCTGTCCCTATCTGAGTTTAATGTTGATGAAGAGAAGTGTTTTATTGTGAAAAAATTAAATAGAAGAATTAAAAAGAAAAGTATTTGGGCACTGGTATTTGTTTTGGCGCTATCAGGTTTTGCCAGTGCAATAGTAGGTTGTAGCAATATTCAGGAAAGCTCCGACAATCAACAAAAAAACTCCAACCGGGGGCTTGAACGTACCTCGGACCAGCTGGGCGGCTATGCCGAAAAATTATATCAATATCATGGAACTTATACCGGTAATAACTCTAATGTAGGGGCAATAGTTCATGCACTTAATTATACGGATCTGCCTATAAAATCCTTTGAACTGAAAACGGACAGTGAGCCATATGGGATTACGGTCAACTATCAGGTTGACAGCCGGGCTAATTATCGGTTTAGGGAGGATATTGAGACCGCCTGGAATAAAAATGCAGCCGTGATGTTCAGCTTGATTCCCAACGCTGGCGAAATTTCATTAAGGCTAAATGATCAATACGGGGAATTTTACGGGGCTTATTACAACCGGGAAAATTTAAGCGAACGGTACGGTATGGAGTATTTTACAGCCGATACGGTGAAACAGGCTACGGCCAGCCCAGATTCTTTCGCGAATTTCCTGAACAAGGTTTCAGTTATCAAAAATATCGAGGATTCTTACAGCGAATTACAAAAACAAAGTATGGAGAGGGATAAGCAGATCTATTCTGTGATTGGAGATGACCGTGAAATCACTCCAAATAGCAGCGTTAACTTCCCGGTAATTATTACGAATGATTTTGCTGTGAGTCCTCCCATCAGAGAACTAACGGACCAAAAAGAACTTTTCGGTCAATACAAAGGCAAAAAAATCGATTTTACTATTTATAATATCAACAACTTTAAGTCAAACAACACGACATTTTATCTGTTTGCTTTTGATGGAACAAAAATGATCGCTTATATCGACTTAAAAACAGCAGCATCCGAGCAAAATGCCATTAGAACGTTCACTGCGTTACAGAAATAACCTGACTACAAAACTATGCGGTGGGACCGTTAAAGTAAATAATTCCAAGGTAGTTAAAAACGGAACTTTGTATTTCACTGAATATCGTTTTTGAATGTTTTTTGATGGAGAATTAAAGTATGAAAAATAAAATAGTACTATCTATTTTTATTTCCGTAAGTATTTTAAAACTCCAAAAAGCGGTTGGAGGATTGAAAGTGAAGGAACAGGACCATAAGTAATAAGCAATGTTATCTATGCTTCTTAAACCATGACGCTTACGTAGGAAAATGTGCACAAAAATTGGCGTTACTGCATTGTAATTCAATATAATTAGGTAGTAAGACCTCGAAATTATTAACTGCCTTTCGACTGATGAGCCTCGGAGAACATAACATATAGATACTATATTCTGGAGTATTAAGTATAAGTATATACCATCCCCGGTTCATTACCGGGGATGGTTAATTTTAATAACTCACATAGGTTATTCTTCTGACAGGGATTCTTACTACCGACTGAATTCCATCGATCGGGTTTCCGATATTGGAGAATAATCGAGCATTAGTTACAAATACTACACCGTCAATAACGCCGCCGTAATTTCCAACCCATGTGCTTGAATCAGTACCAATTACAACCCTGGCTCCGATCGGTAGAGTGTCAAATAGTATAGCATTAAATGGTGGTGCTCCGAAAGGGGGGACGCCAAAAGGGGGAAATCCCAAACCTGCCATAACATTATCTCCTTTTATTTTAATTTTGGCTTTTCGAGCCAATATAAGATGAGAAAGGAGATGCTTATGTGGGATTTCTAATACATACTATGTAACTTGTCTCTTGAATGTGAAAGTGAATTGATACGTACCTTTATTGCTTAATGAATTAATCGCTGCGGGTAGATATTCAAGCGGAAACTCGGGCGGCTCTTTGCAGGTTTTGGAGTGAAAAGGAGAAAAACGGACTGGGCACTTTATACGTTAAGTGGCAAAGGAGTGATTAAAGAGCTCTGGTTTTAAATAGCTAAGCCCTAATAATCTACAAATTCCTGTCGTTGCTATAATTAGCGGGCAGGGATTTTATATGACAGATTCTTTATGTAACTTTCCTCCTCCATTTTTGCTCCTGAAGTCTACAGCTAAGCATGTAGGCTTTATTTTTTGTGAGAGGAAAACATGAAGTTTCAGAAAATTGACTTGGAAAATTGCCCGATAGTTGCTTGATTTAGTTTAACAGAAATTTTAAAAAACTATCACAATATGTTAAAACTTTGATCAAATATCTTGGTTATCTTAAATGGTAACCACTTGGTTATAACCAAGTGAAAAAAGTTTTATGCAGGAGGTTTTTGTCATGGAAAGTGAAAAGTATTCAACTGAAAATGGCAATGTTATTCAATCAGTAAGCAATCAATTAAACAGGACTAAAAAATTCTCCAAAAAATCAATTGTAATAGGAATTACCGGACTTTGCTTTGTCAGTGCGGTAGGAGGCGGAATGGCGACAATTGCCTTTGCTCCTTCTTATTATCACAATCTGAAAACTCCAACCTCAATGGTAGCCACAACCACAATGTCTCGCTCGTCAATACCGTCAGCCATTAAATTAGGTACAGATCAAACCGGAAATTATCCCACAGAACAAATCGCTCAGCAAGTTGGTCCCGCAGTTGTGGGTATTGCGAACTATCAATCCCCGCAAAATTCTTTTGGAGATTCAAATCCTCAGGAAGTAGACAGCGGATCGGGCTTTATCATTGATGCTCATAAAGGGTATATAGTGACAAATAATCATGTAATTGACGGAGCCCAAAAAATAATGGTCAATTTAAGTGACGGACGAAACGTTCAAGCTAAGCTTATCGGAGCGGATCCCCACACAGATCTGGCTGTCTTGCAGATCTCTGCCGATAAACTAACGCAAGTCAATCTGGGAGATTCCACCAAAATCCAGGTGGGAGAACCAGTGGTAGCTATTGGAAATCCTGGAGGGATACAATTTGCTCGTTCAGAGACTGCCGGTATTATCTCTGCCACAAATCGTCAACTGGATATAACAGGAGAAGACAGTTTTAACCTAATTCAAACAGATGCGGCGATTAATCCGGGAAACAGTGGCGGGCCACTCGTAGATTATAGTGGTAATGTAATAGGAATTAATTCTGCAAAATTTGCTCAATCCGGATTCGAAGGAATGGGCTTTGCGATTCCTATTTCCGATGCCTTACCTACAATTGAACAGCTAATTAAAACTGGTGCAGCCCAACATCCGGCGCTGATGGTATCAATTAATGACCAATATGATAATTATGCTCAATATAATAACCTACCTCAAGGAGCCTACATCTCATCTGTTTCACCTGGCGGTCCGGCGGCTAAAGCTGGTTTGCAAACAGGGGACATTATTACCAAAATTAATAACCAAGAAGTACAAAATTCCGCTGATCTTGTTCACGATCTTTATCAGTATCAGGTTGGGGACGCTGTTACAGTGACATATATCCGCAATGGCCAGACAAATCAAGTTCAAGTAACCCTTGGTGAGATTAGCTCAAATCAATAACTTCTATAAATAAAGTTTTTTTGCCCTCACTTCTAAGTGGGGGCATTTTGCACTTTGAATAATTATTCAAAGCGAATGATTAGATTTTTGATTTTGCTGGTCTGCATATGCAACATTACGATGACCTTCAGGCTCAGAACTATCACCTATATTATAGTTATTTAATATTATCACTATGACAGATGATGACATATATTGTCGGATTCATTGATTCCAATTAACGCCAAGAATATAATAGAAATTGAGATAGAGTAATGTCTGAAAACTATCATTTGGAATAAGAGAATGAATGATCTTTCCATTAGAGCTATTTATACATACTAAATAAAATCATGTAACAGGAGGGAAGACTTATGGATGCACCTATAAGAATAGTACTACTTCGTGATGCCGATAAATGTGAAATTAATTCCGAATTAATGGACGCCAGAAATAAATTTACTGTAGGACAGTTGGAAAATGAATATTATCGGTGGTTAGATCAGTTAGCATAATCATACTGAAGCGACTCCAGCTAATAAATTACTGAGGTCGCTTTTGTTTTTTGCGGAAAGAAGACTCGCGTCCTCTGTTAATTAACGTTTTACAGATTGGAGCAGCTAAAGGAACATTATGTTTATTTTTAAGTAAGTGAGTTAGTTTCATAATTCATACCCCTTGATATAAGCGGGCTTTTTACCCGTAAAAAAAGGAGTACCTCCCCAAAATCTCGAAAGTGTAAGTGACCAAACAAACACCGAGAGGTTGAAAGGAGAACTCCCAATGTTTAGTATTCGCCAAGAACGTCTATTTTCCTTGGAAGAAATCTTAGAAATGTCACCGAAAGAATCGTATCCGCTTCTATTGGATCCGCTGAATATTACTCCTTTGTTGAGAGTGGTTTCAAAAAAGGCATTTTTGGGAGCTCCAACCACGCTTAACTATTCAGCCATGATCTATTCTTTATTCATTCGAGTGATCGAACGAATTCCTACGATCAAAGATTTACGAAAACGATTAAAAAACAGCTTGGAATTCCGTTTCGACTGCGGCTTTACGATGGCTGATGCAGTTCCTAGCGAGTCCTCTTATACTCGAATGATTCAAAAAATCAAGGGTTCTTCTGCTTTGGAAAAAATTCAAAATGAACTAGTCTCTCAGGCGTTTCAAGAAGGCTTCATCGATGGGGATGTTATAGCCATCGATGCTACTCATATTGAAGCGAGAGACCGTAAACCTGAGAAAAAGAAAGACGAAGAGGTTCCAGTCAAGCAAACCTCCAAAAAACGCGGACGAAAACCCAAATCGGAACGGGAGAAATGGCTCAAAGAACAACAGGAACTGGAAGAGAATCGACCCCTCTTTGAGAAGAAAATTGAAGCTCAACTTCCTCTTGATTTCAAGACGATCGAACAGCAAATCCCGCAAGATCCTCACTGGGGAATTAAGAAAAACTCCGAGGGCAAAAACGTCTTTTGGTTCGGGTTCAAAGGTCATCTTCTCGTGGACTGTAAAAGCCAATACATTTTAAAGTCCTTACTTTCCTCGGGAAATGTCAATGATGGCAAAATGGCGATTCCTCTACTCAAGGCTCTTCATGAACTTCACCCCCAGCTGAAGCCTTCCTATTCGCTTTTGGATGCTGGTTACGATTACAGCCCAATTTACCAACAAGCAAAAGCCATGGGGTCAAGGGCCCTGATTGATTACAATCCACGCAATGAACAACTACCCGAAGACAAGGACAAATACTTTTGCCCTAAGTGTCAAGAAGGTCATTCCTACCGATATGATAGCTATGATTCCCGATACGACACGTTGAAATATACTCAACCCAAGAAGTGCAAAGAGTGTCCTCTGAAAGAAAACAACCAGTGTCAAAAGGTATTCAAGGTTAAGGTTTCCTCAGACCCCAGAAAATACACCGTTCCAGCCAGAGGAAGTGGGCGCTACTTTGAACTCTATAAACAGAGAACAGCCGTAGAACGTGTTAATGCTTATCTCAAAGAGTACTTTCAGTTAAACAACATTCGACATCGAGGAAACGTAGCCAAAATCGACTTCGAGTTTTCTATCCTGACCTATACCCTCTGCAAATTAGCCGTAGACCGAT is a window encoding:
- a CDS encoding response regulator encodes the protein MKKEGRRILVIDEETQIRRLLRANLTGQGYVVKDVDTGKDGLDAVAKFDPDLVLLDIELPDINGFDMLRKLREWSRVPVIIVSVKKQEKDKITALDIGAHDYLTKPFGIGELLARIRKTLRQKSESEEHHLKFDDLMIDLAHQRIFVDDKEIMLTPIEYKVLRSLAIDTGMVVTYKSLMRTVWGPSFEKKIPYLRVIIGQIRRKLEQEPSSPRHIITEPGVGYRLV
- a CDS encoding GrpB family protein; the protein is MYVPALEAAGFTLRIREPEWFEHRMFKGSDININLHVFSAGASEIERMLRFRDWLRANKIDSDKYARVKRDLAQHVWRHVENYANAKTSIIQEIMERANATE
- a CDS encoding DUF3231 family protein — its product is MHAEISKEALTANEIYAIWSAFMKNSMEIRFLEYFLETTEDLYIRKIIQKMLNHRRKGIEYIANILVQENITVPLGLTDDDVCTEAPKIFSDNFILFFCYDLVLFSISVFSNALIDCVRNDVRKYFQTSLEHNIEMQYIILEVKISKGVHLSFPKVAIDNEIDLVDKMNFLKGIFGDSRPINVGEIANLSKIIDRAQFSKMVFVAFSKISKTHHISQHFNKGRDEIQRVLDVLTHILDEENIPMSSSSEYQISDIETSPFSDKLMLFFVNMCLGMFCFTMITQALTSCLRNDLILKISKISSDLKFYYLDSVKLSIKEGWLERPPQSINR
- a CDS encoding DUF4825 domain-containing protein, producing the protein MKKLNRRIKKKSIWALVFVLALSGFASAIVGCSNIQESSDNQQKNSNRGLERTSDQLGGYAEKLYQYHGTYTGNNSNVGAIVHALNYTDLPIKSFELKTDSEPYGITVNYQVDSRANYRFREDIETAWNKNAAVMFSLIPNAGEISLRLNDQYGEFYGAYYNRENLSERYGMEYFTADTVKQATASPDSFANFLNKVSVIKNIEDSYSELQKQSMERDKQIYSVIGDDREITPNSSVNFPVIITNDFAVSPPIRELTDQKELFGQYKGKKIDFTIYNINNFKSNNTTFYLFAFDGTKMIAYIDLKTAASEQNAIRTFTALQK
- a CDS encoding S1C family serine protease gives rise to the protein MESEKYSTENGNVIQSVSNQLNRTKKFSKKSIVIGITGLCFVSAVGGGMATIAFAPSYYHNLKTPTSMVATTTMSRSSIPSAIKLGTDQTGNYPTEQIAQQVGPAVVGIANYQSPQNSFGDSNPQEVDSGSGFIIDAHKGYIVTNNHVIDGAQKIMVNLSDGRNVQAKLIGADPHTDLAVLQISADKLTQVNLGDSTKIQVGEPVVAIGNPGGIQFARSETAGIISATNRQLDITGEDSFNLIQTDAAINPGNSGGPLVDYSGNVIGINSAKFAQSGFEGMGFAIPISDALPTIEQLIKTGAAQHPALMVSINDQYDNYAQYNNLPQGAYISSVSPGGPAAKAGLQTGDIITKINNQEVQNSADLVHDLYQYQVGDAVTVTYIRNGQTNQVQVTLGEISSNQ
- a CDS encoding IS1182 family transposase; translation: MFSIRQERLFSLEEILEMSPKESYPLLLDPLNITPLLRVVSKKAFLGAPTTLNYSAMIYSLFIRVIERIPTIKDLRKRLKNSLEFRFDCGFTMADAVPSESSYTRMIQKIKGSSALEKIQNELVSQAFQEGFIDGDVIAIDATHIEARDRKPEKKKDEEVPVKQTSKKRGRKPKSEREKWLKEQQELEENRPLFEKKIEAQLPLDFKTIEQQIPQDPHWGIKKNSEGKNVFWFGFKGHLLVDCKSQYILKSLLSSGNVNDGKMAIPLLKALHELHPQLKPSYSLLDAGYDYSPIYQQAKAMGSRALIDYNPRNEQLPEDKDKYFCPKCQEGHSYRYDSYDSRYDTLKYTQPKKCKECPLKENNQCQKVFKVKVSSDPRKYTVPARGSGRYFELYKQRTAVERVNAYLKEYFQLNNIRHRGNVAKIDFEFSILTYTLCKLAVDRLNKFKRIAAA